The window TTTTGCATCGGGCAAAATTAAATGATTATAAGATAAAGTTACAGGAATTATAGGGATTTGTTTGTCAACTGCTAAACTAAACGCGCCATCTTTGAAACTATTGAGAATCGGAGGGTTTGTCGAAGTGATTCCTCCTTCGGGGAAGATAACTATACTGCTCCCATTCTCTATTGCGCTCTTTGCCCTTATCAGTACTTCACCACGGCTTCTTGGACTTTCCCTGTTTACAGCGATATGTAATTTGCTAAAATAATAGCCAAATAAAGGGATTTTTCTCAAAGAAGCTTTGCCTACAAAGACTACATCTCCTGGTACGAAGCCCATCATTGCAATATCAATGTATGAAAAATGGTTTGCTACAAAAATATAGGGTTTCCCTTTCTTTACCGTCTTCACACCTTCAATATGAATAGGCTTGAAAATGAGTATAAAGAATAGTTTCGCCCAAAATCTATTGATTTTTCTACCATATTTTTGACATTTTGGAATCCAGATGCATATAAGAAGCAAAGGGAAAAGCAATAGGAAGCTTAAGCAAAACGCAATGAATGCATAGATGGTGTAAATTTTTCTCAAAAGCCTCATTTTATTTGTTTACCATGTGATTCGCAACTTGAACAAAATAACGCATCATGGCTTCTTTTGTATTTTGATCTATTTCGATTTTTTCCATTGCTGCAAACATACAGTTGAGCCAAGCATTTCTCAAATCACCACCAATTTCCCACTGGAAATGTCTTTTCCTTAGCATTGGGTGGCCTCTTTGTTCAGAATATATTTGAGGTCCACCAAAAACCTGTTGTAAAAATAAAAAAAGTCTTTCTTCGGCGGGTTTGAGATCTTCAGGATATAAAGTGAGCAATTCAGCGTTTCCAGCAACACCTTTATAAAAATGGTGTACTAAGGTTTTGATTTTTTCTTCACCTAGAGTTTGATAGATTGTTTGAAACTCGTGCATGACTCAATTTACAAATTGATTTTATAAAAAAAAGACTGTCCATAAGACAGCCTTTTGTATGGATGAATTGATTTTATTATTTCTTGATTACTGAGAAATCAAAATTTTCCAAGAACTTGGTAGTAAATTCACCAGCTTTGAATTTGGGATCATTAAGAAGTGCAATGTGGAATGGTATCGTTGTCTTAATTCCATCAATCACAAATTCCTCAAGTGCTCTTTTCATTCTTACGATTACCTCTTCTCTAGATTGTCCACTTACAATTAGCTTAGCAATCATAGAGTCATAGTTGGGAGGAATGACATACCCTGCATAAACATGGCTATCAATTCTTACACCTCTACCACCTGGAAGATGAAGGTTTACGATTTTGCCAGGACTTGGTCTAAATCCATTCGCAGGATCCTCTGCATTGATTCTACATTCCATTGCATAAAGTTTTGGATAGTAGTTTTTGCCAGATATTTTTTCTCCTGCTGCTACTTTGATTTGCTCTTTGATCAAGTCAAAGTCAGTAACTTCTTCTGTAATCGGATGCTCTACTTGAATACGTGTATTCATTTCCATGAAGTAGAAATTTCGGTTTTTATCAACCAAAAATTCAATCGTCCCAGCTCCTTCATAGCCAATGGCTTCTGCTCCTTTGATCGCAGCTTTACCCATTGCATCTCTAAGTTCGTCTGTTATAAATGGCGAAGGGGTTTCCTCCACCAATTTTTGATGTCTTCTTTGGATAGAGCAATCTCTTTCGGATAAGTGACAAGCTTTTCCATTGCTATCACCGATCACTTGGATTTCGATATGTCGAGGTTCTTCTACAAACTTTTCTAAATAAAGTCCGTCATTTCCAAATGCGGCACCAGATTCTTGTCTTGCATCATCCCAAGCTTTTTTGAATTCACTTTCTTGCTTGACTATTCTCATGCCACGTCCACCGCCACCGGCTGTTGCTTTTAGAATAACAGGATAGCCCATTTCGGTAGCAATTTTGACACCTTGTTCGATCGACTCTAAAAGACCTTCAGAACCTGGTATGGTAGGAACTCCAGCTTCTTTCATAGTTGCCTTAGCTGTAGCTTTATCACCCATTCTATTGATCATATCAGGGCTAGCACCAATGAATTTTATTTTGTATTCTTCACAAATTCTGGAGAATTCGGCATTTTCTGAAAGAAAACCATATCCTGGATGTATAGCATCTGCATTAGTGATTTCTGCGGCGGCTATTATTCTTGGAATATTTAGGTAAGATTCTCTACTTGGTGCCGGTCCAATACACACCGCTTCATCTGCGAATCTTACATGTAGGCTATCTTTGTCTGCGGTAGAATATACCGCCACAGTTTTGATCCCCATTTCTTTGCAAGTACGGATGATTCTAAGTGCAATTTCCCCTCTGTTGGCTATTAAGATTTTTTTAAACACAATATTTGAGTTTTGTGAAACAATAAGATTATCCAGCTGGATCTACTAAAAATAAGGGTTGATCGTACTCTACTGGTGTAGCATTGTCAACCAATATTTTCACGATCTTTCCTGAAATTTCAGACTCTATCTCATTGAAAAGCTTCATAGCTTCTATAATACATATAGTTTGACCTGCCTTGACATCATCTCCTACA is drawn from Belliella baltica DSM 15883 and contains these coding sequences:
- a CDS encoding lysophospholipid acyltransferase family protein yields the protein MRLLRKIYTIYAFIAFCLSFLLLFPLLLICIWIPKCQKYGRKINRFWAKLFFILIFKPIHIEGVKTVKKGKPYIFVANHFSYIDIAMMGFVPGDVVFVGKASLRKIPLFGYYFSKLHIAVNRESPRSRGEVLIRAKSAIENGSSIVIFPEGGITSTNPPILNSFKDGAFSLAVDKQIPIIPVTLSYNHLILPDAKELLLNFKSGKIVFHQEILTDGLGTKDIADIKEKAHQTIQNQLFKDNKVEVKA
- a CDS encoding cyanoglobin — translated: MHEFQTIYQTLGEEKIKTLVHHFYKGVAGNAELLTLYPEDLKPAEERLFLFLQQVFGGPQIYSEQRGHPMLRKRHFQWEIGGDLRNAWLNCMFAAMEKIEIDQNTKEAMMRYFVQVANHMVNK
- the accC gene encoding acetyl-CoA carboxylase biotin carboxylase subunit encodes the protein MFKKILIANRGEIALRIIRTCKEMGIKTVAVYSTADKDSLHVRFADEAVCIGPAPSRESYLNIPRIIAAAEITNADAIHPGYGFLSENAEFSRICEEYKIKFIGASPDMINRMGDKATAKATMKEAGVPTIPGSEGLLESIEQGVKIATEMGYPVILKATAGGGGRGMRIVKQESEFKKAWDDARQESGAAFGNDGLYLEKFVEEPRHIEIQVIGDSNGKACHLSERDCSIQRRHQKLVEETPSPFITDELRDAMGKAAIKGAEAIGYEGAGTIEFLVDKNRNFYFMEMNTRIQVEHPITEEVTDFDLIKEQIKVAAGEKISGKNYYPKLYAMECRINAEDPANGFRPSPGKIVNLHLPGGRGVRIDSHVYAGYVIPPNYDSMIAKLIVSGQSREEVIVRMKRALEEFVIDGIKTTIPFHIALLNDPKFKAGEFTTKFLENFDFSVIKK